Part of the Zea mays cultivar B73 chromosome 4, Zm-B73-REFERENCE-NAM-5.0, whole genome shotgun sequence genome is shown below.
gattgggatggactttatagtcggtctaCCCTGCACTCGAGCCGGTtacgactccatctgggtagtagtggaccgttttaaCAAagatggcccatttcataccagtcaagaccacttaTAACAGTGTAgtgttggcagaattatacatgtctcagattgtgtgcttgcatggtattccaaagaaaataatatcggatagaggcacccagtttaactctcatttttggcagcaactttatgaagctttgggtacacacctgaaattcagttcagcttatcacccgcagacaaatggttagactgagagaaccaaccagattcttgaggatatgttgagagcttgtgctttacaagacaagttaggttgggacaagaggctaccatatgcagaattctcctacaacgatAGCTATCAAGCCAGCCTGAATATGTCACCATTCaaagcgctttatgggaggaattgcagaactccattgcattgggaccaacccggcgaaaggcaggtattcggtccagagattttgcttgaagccgaagagaatatctagATGGCTTGGGAAAATCTGAAGGCAACGCTGTCCAGACAGTGAAGCTATGcggacaccagaagaagggaactcagttttgaagtggtctACTCGAAAGTGTCACCCataagaggaaccaaaaggtttggagtcaaaggcaagctagcacctcgctatATCGGCCTATATCAAATTCAggtaagacgtggagaagtggcttatcaactcagcttactagAGAACCTGTCCATagtgcatgatgtgtttcatgtgtcttagttgaagaaatgcttgcgagtacTAGAAGAGTAGTTGCTAGCGgaagatcttgaagttcaagaggatctgacatacgttgagaagccaacgcagattctggagacagcagattgagtcactcggaggaacaccatcagtatgtgcaaagtcaaaaggggccatcactcagaagaagaagcaacctaggaacgagaggatgatctgagagccaagtaccctgaactctttgctagctagccttgaatctcgagggtgagattcttttaagggggataggtctgtaacaccctgaatttgggggtataaaatttctttcttatgaccatccaaattcaggtgttacttttctctatctcactctaatttctttctctagttttctctctctctttctcttttaattagagttagttgtattagtgagggattatttattttatttttcccaaaacatatgagtcatggaatgttgcatcatattgagcctaaatattctttgaattgttgcacatatttgatttggtttgaatttgaaacttgaattgaatttgaattaaaaaccctagagaaaataaatagaaaaacaattagaaattttaggaaaaaggaaaagctaaTTCGGCCCAAGGCAGCCCACTTAGCCCAGCACGTGCgcccgcgctcgcgcgccctctctgcctgacaggcgggtcccgccTGTTGGCGCCAACCCGAGCGcgcttctctccctctctctctctgtcccgtGGGCCAGACCTGTCGGCTCTAGTTCTCTCGCGTGCGCCcgctctccctctctctgccccgccgtccccacctgtcagctcgtctctaacctctcgcccacgatctcccgccatggacgcgcccacgaccgcgcgttgtccggccacgtccgagcccccgcgccccttttgagccccgcgccctactcgcccacctcccctcgccCATTTGCGCCCTCAGCCAGACTCGCTCGCCCTCTCTCTTGCTCTGCCCACGCGtgtagagagcaccgccaccgCCCGCCGCCGACCACCGCCTATTCTGCGGCCACTGTCGCATTCGTGccccgtccagtgccacggtgagctccgcctcaCTGTTAGTTGCTCGGGACATCCTTCGGTGTGCCCCTTCCCTCCCTGGTTCAGCCGACCCGCGTTCACCTGAGTGATTCTCGCGCAGCCGGAGCTCCCCCACCGTCGTACGTCGTGTCCCTGCTCCACCGTCGTAGCCCCGTGACTCCATCACTTCCCCTCGAGGTGAGAAACATGCTTGCGCCGCTAATTTCCTGTGCACTGCCCTGTTGTTcgcgcgattgctcgccggagcaatcTAGCGCCGCTGTTAGTCTGCCTTTCCGCGTGTATCCCCTCTGGTGCTCCTGCGCCAGCGTGGTGCCCTTGGCTGAGTTCGCCAGATCACCCTGAACACGCCTGAACCACCCCCAAGCCTCTGGAGTCCTGCCATGGCCAGcctcctcgtctccggcgagctctcgCCGCGGGACCGAGTCGCGCCACCGCGCCCAAGTCCACCCCCTGCCGTTAGATCTCGGCCGTCCACCTGAGATCGGGCGGTCTGGACTTAACCCGAGTGGATCTGATCGTAGCCCTCTGATCCAGATCGAACCGTCTTTCCcctctccccctcacccgcgtcTCTGCCCCTGGGCCTGGCCGGTCAGCCCGCCCTGACTCGCTGGtgccctggccccgcttgtcagccgcgcccgcgcgcgcttgcgtgatctaatctgggccgttgaTGTCTAATCCGACGGCTGaggttaccccgtaccccttcgcgtggttgttttgcttaagaaaccccctggttttaggaaatcaacccgccatcctctgttttagcgcataggtccctggtttctttagaatagccccttggacttttatttaatcatagatttagtcctaatttcatatttcaaacttcaaaacttgtttatttcatatgaactccaaatttagtgattcaaattgcaaaatgttcacaagattattctctgtccaaataaaatatgaccaactgtaatatgtatactttaatttttacacttagaatatagaattaaagtatatgttgatttatttatttatttaatgaaataaataaaaggagaatcctaggagttaaaacatatttaattttgtgagattagtgttatgcatttcATGGATTCATTTTTTGGATTAACCTTTAGTCCTTAATGACATAAATATAATTAGGTATGTAATTTTGGATGACACTTAAAGGATAATAAAATTCCTAAATAAGAATAGTTCTTATAATTTAATCTCTACTTGTTTAATTACCTCTTAACCTTTTTGAACCatgttccaaacacttagagagtaattaatccccaattaggattagtccattttataatttgatctcattcccctgtacttaatactatacctttttgagttgtgtgccaatgttTGTTCATGTGTGATGTGGTGTTAAtttttactttccaaatgtattgaatgtatgctcgctttacttagataacaagcagctcgtggttcctgagcgtgttgccgaagatccctcttagcaacaacctagtgaaggaaAGTGtcttcagacctatcatgtcctactttactttataattcactgtcccgcattacattattaaaacttaaggattgactagtctgtattttccttgcccttgtttacctttttgggttaatcatggttagcttatgctattgctctaacttaatcaatgaacatgatgtgataatttatgatacaatgatgttatcccaatgaggttcttatgattctttagggggcttaggctatttcctgagtgcctctctataaggacctgtttggagagtgacaacccgggataacagtgcaaccatgagggtgaaatgggacgcccttagctgattaattagaggaaccagtggagtagttggcttcgccgtagggccatcaatggggtccaggcacagtacttgctctgccaaggttggttgcagaggttctttgatttggttttgttagtcaccctacctttggggagatgtactgtgtttatcaaactggagaaacctaacaggcggctatgacctctgggaaatctttgtaaaggctacgtattgagaccctgctaggtcaccttggtagtatcaatggggaggctagaaccccgggcagaatgggaatcacggcttgtgggtaaactgtgcaacctctgtagagtgttagaaactggtatatcagccgtgctcacggttaagagctgccttgggatcctcttcgattagaagaactttggttacttttatgatgatgaatagcaatgatgattataaatctaatctctggtatttcctcttggaggaagtgcctctgggtaataactgggttattactaaaacttggctctacttatagtaataaaacttgatcaactaaaagcaactgcttaaccttgactccacatacagctagtccactttagccaaacgggacatttgatgagtacgttgaagtgtactcacccttgctttacaaaccaccccaccccaggttgtccccactgtactcagtgctcaagaggtgaagctggcaacataGAAGATTTTGAGGAGttgcaggactacgacgagttctagttactttagtggcaaacccctagtcagctgcctgtgtaggcttacattctatgtttcgttactccgcactttgatgttattgttaaacatgatgattatgtaatagactctgtggatgtctcagacatcttgatgtaactaagtacctctccgttatttaattcaagcattgtgtgatgatgtccaattatgtaatcgttgtgtacgtgagttctgatcctggcacatacatggttcgcattcggttcaccttccaaaaccgggtgtgacacgaccATGCAGTCTTCACGAAGTTGTTTTGCGTTGATGcacttgatcaactaaaagctACCGCTttaagcttaactccacatacagctagcccactttagccaaacgagacatttgttgagtacgttgatgtgtactcacccttgctttaaaaaacacccaaccccaggttgtccccattgcaatcagtgctcacGAGAAGATGaagacaacatggaggactttcaggagttttaggacttcgacgagttctagaTGTGTTTAGTGTCAAACCCCAGTCAGCTCCTGTGAGGGTCTTATTGTACTACGTTTTGTATTCAcactttgattatgattatgactaTGTTAATGACTCTATAGATGTTTTGGACATCTTGATATCAAAGTTATATTAAGCGCTAGGCGTTAGGCGGGCGTTAGGCCACTGCTTAGCGCCTATAAAGCTTAAGCATAGATTAATCGTGCTTAAGCGTTTGTAGGAATATTACAATATAATATATATTTGCACAGAAAAACAGTTTTACCTAGAAATTATGGGTACTTACCTGGATTAATAGACATGTTTTTGCAGCCTTGCTGCACGTTCCCAGCTTCTTACCTTCAGCCCTTCACCAAACAGCAGCAGCATCACAAATCAACAAACAATAGATTAAACTGTAAAAGAGATGAACAAATCAACAAGAAGACTAAAAGAAAAGAAACTtatcttcttctcatcttctttccttcagcctttcaccaaacaacaacaacacaaatataagaaaaatctcATAATCACAATTCACAAATAAACATTAACAGCTCATAGCAGACTTAAACTAATTCAAATAGATAATAGACTAGTTCATGACACACAACACACTAGTAGCGCAGTGGAGCAATATAAATATTACAAACTTAGATTAGTTCAAACTTCAAATAAACTGATAAACATAACATCAGGTCAACTGCAGTCCTGCAATTCACCATTACTTCACATGGACATAGTCACTGGTGTTTGAAATCTCACAGTTGTCCTCTTCATAATCAATATCCTCATGCACAttgtcttcatcttctttttcagatTCCCAATCTTCTTCGTCCACCTCTCTAGCCACTCTTGCGCTCCTGCGAGGTTGTAGCTCATCCTCTACTCCCATTGCATCTCCTAGGACAGACCATGGTATACCTGTCCCTTGCATTTCTCCCTCATCCTCATCCCTGATTTGAACTAATGCTTGTTCATCCCCTCCCTCAAAGAAAAATCCTTGAGCTTCTGAACAATCAGAACTCAAGAGCACCTCATAGTTCTTGTTTCGGGAAATTCTCTCTTTCTTGGACAACATTCTATTGTTGAATTGGATGAAGACAAGATTGTTGAGGCGTTCTGTTGTTAATCTGTTCTTTCTCTTAGTATGAGTCTGCAAATATGCTCACAGATCACAATCCTTGTCATAAGTGTAAACAATTGATACTAGAAAGTCATTTTAAGAGTTAAGGAGCAATCTGACCTGTTCAAAAACGCTCCAAGTTCTTTCACAACCGGATGAGCTAGTGGTTAATGAAAGGATCCTAATGGCAATTGCTTGCAAATCAGGTGCTCCACCCCCATAGAGCCTCCACCAAGATGCTATAATGAAGAAATGTCATGCCTCAAACCATGAAACAAGGAGCAGCTGCAATTCAAATATGATTTATGGCTTTATTCACAACACAATATTACCTGGATTGAAATCAAAGCGTTGGCAGCTCCTTGCCATATTTTTTGAGAAAGATCCTTGTTTTGTTTGAAACCTATCCAAGTCATCATTGACAGCTCTATATGCTTTCTCGTCCTCACCATGATAAAATGTCTCAACACATAGCATGAATTTTTCCATAATGGTTGAATCACATAAGATGCTACTGTTGGTGTAACTATAGTATGGATTCAGCATATATGCAGCCACATGCAGTGGGGAATCAAGCCTGTTTTTCATTTTTTTCTCAACAATGGACATAACTTCTTTGTATTTTATCTCAACATTTCCAAATGCTTCTTTAATGGCCTTCTTTGCATTGATTAGTTCTCCATAGAGGAAACCCATAGATGGCTTCACATCCCCATCTACCAAACGAAGAAGTTTGACAAGAGGCTCAAATACCTTCAAGCAAAGTGACACACCTTTCCAAAATGGTATGCTTAACACCATTGCTGTTGCCTCCTTTCCCTTCTTAGACTTCACATCGGGTAAGTCATACCACTTTGAATCGACAACCATCTTTCTAAGGTCATCTTTCTTCTCCATCATGCTTTGCAAAGTAAGGTAGGCTGTAGCAAATCTTGTTACCCCAGGTCTTATAATATCTCTCTTCAATGTGAATGATCTCATACATGCCAAGGTGCGGTGGTGACCATAGACAAAGATGGTGAATGATTTAGCTTGGTCAATTCTCTTCTTGAATCTTGGAAGGTTGCCAATGCCTTGTAGCATTAAATTTATTGTGTGAGTTGCACAAGAACTCCAAAAAATGTTAGGCCTCTTGTCATGCAACAATGCCTTAGCTCCCATATTGTTAGAAGCATTGTCCGTGACAACTTGCACTACTGAGTCCGGTCCTAAATCCTGAATTGCTTTATCCACCAACTCAAATATGACCTCACTTGTGTGTGACACATTTGACATCTCCTTTGACTTGATAAAACTTGTCCCTGCAGTGGTATGTGTACAAATGttcatgatgcttctcctcttcatATCTGTCCAAGCATCGGTCATAACAGAGCAGCCATACTTGTTCTTCTCGTCTTCACGGTCTTGCAACAAGCTTTTAGTtctagcatgctcctcttctagCAGCTTCTCTCTATAATGATGTTGAGATGGTGGCTAAAAACCAGGGCCAAATCGACCAATAGCCTCAACCATTTCCTTGAACTCATCATTGTCACAAGCATGGAATGGAATACCATGTGTGTACACCCATCTAGCAACATATTGCTGCACCTGGTGTGTTCTCTCTTTCCAAAGAGCCTCATTAATGTTTTGTTGCCTCTTGGCTTCAGCTTGATTTGCTTTAGGATCAATGCGACGAGCAAAACTGTCCATGGGGCCAAGTTTGCTTATGAGTCTGAGCTCCCAACAAGAGACTGCACATATGTGGGTTCATCATCAATCAATTGCACATTGTCTCTAACATCTCTATCATGTTGCagcttctctctctttttttgaaTTGCTGATTCCAAATCTTTCTTGCACTTGGCCTTAACATCATCACTCACTTTCTTGCACTTTGCAACAGCACTACCAACATGACCAAGATGTTGTTTGAACCTGTGTATTCCTCCTGTGCTCTCATGGCCACAAAGCAGACACTTCACTCGGTTCTTATCATTTGGATCAACTAATCGCCCCCATTCCCATCCTATATCACTGGATTTCCTCTTTAATTGACTCTCAGGCTCAGTGGTTGCATCAACTTGAGGCTCAGATGAAAACATCCTACACAAAGCATGTGCATGTACTAATTAAACATCCAAGCCAAAGTGTCCATGTTAAACATTGCATAGAACATAACAGAAGAGGTGGAGGAGCAGCAGAAAAATAGCAAAGGCGGGAGAGGGAAAAACGCCTGGAATAATGGatgattggggaagaggagaaaggttgtgCTGACCTGGACGATTGGGGAAGAGCAGAAGAGGACAATCCGGCAGGCAGCAGCAGCAGACCTGGATAAAGTGGAAATGCAGCAGCTCCCACCGTTTCCCTCCTCTATCCTCTCCCGCTTTTTTCCCTCCTCTGTCCTCTCCCACACAGCAGCTCCCTCCACTTCTCCTTACATGCAGCAGCAGCTCCCGCGGCAGATAAAGTGGAATTCCCGCCACTTTATTTCCCGCCTCTCTTCCACTCTTTTTTTTCTCGCCACTGTTTTCCCTACGCAGAAACTGCATGCACTTTTACTGCATGCGCTTTTCACTGCGCCCAGGACCGCTTTAGCGCGCGCTTTTCCGCTTTAACGCGCGTAGCCCAAATTAGGCGCCGCCTAAGCGCGTCGGACGCTGAAAGCAACGCCTTTGGCCTAAGCGCAGCGCTAAGGCACCGCTTAGCATCTAATCGTGACTAAGCGGACGCTTAAGCGCGCTTTTTTGAACATTGCTTGATataataaagtactatttcccttattattttgagcaatgtgtgatgatgtccaactatgtaatcgctgtgtacatgagtttctgatcctgacacgtacatggtttgcatttggtttgccttcccaAATCCATGTGTGACACTGATATTGGACGTTTTAAAAACTCTCTTATTAAAAAGACTAATATTGGACGTTTTATGAATCGTCTTATTAATATTTAATCGAAATGGCTTACATGCTAGTACATTCTTCAATTTGTAACCATTTTTTAGATACCACATTATAATTATTTCaaagagaaatatacatacacatatatttaataacattataattaatataataaagATAAGTAACATTCAATATCTGATAAATAAGCATTACCAATTAACTCAaacataagtgtactctaaatccaaactaaaatactaattgaaaaacttggtcatcaactgTTTACGCTAACGTTGAGCCTAACTAAGTATATATGAATTTAAGTCTCCACACTTGTGCGGCCACCAAAATTTGAGTTCCATTCCATATTTTGGTGTTCCATTCTCTATTTTCCTATACAACAAATATAAGACAATAATTTGTAGTTAGACACAGTTGAACACCTCACATTGAGACATATCACAAAGGTCATATGGATGTGTAAAAAAGGATAGAATAATGCTAGATTTTGCATATGTCAAAAGAACTTACCTTCTCTGGAACTTTGTTGGAAGCAGGCATGCTGACAATTGGTGAGACAATCATTTTTGCCACATTTgagcaaaacttgcatttgggtcaagCAGATTTGACAGACCAAGAAATAGTATCTGAAGAAGCATTCAAATACTCTCCCATCCTAGTTCCTTTGGTCATCAACCAAGAGTTTCACATGATAAGTTAGTATATGATCTATAAAAGTGAAAAAATTGTCCATAGACAATTGATAAGTAGTTTATCATACCATATCCATAGTTATGTTTCCAAGACGGGTCTTTCCATTCTCTGAGTTGGACTTCTTAAAGCAATCCTGTAACAAGATAGACTAACATATGAGAACAACAAGGCCAGATGAAGACAAGTGGTTAGATAAACCAGGTATGAAGTAAAACTAAGACCAACAGACATGAGAACAACATGGCTTTAACAACGTATTTGTAT
Proteins encoded:
- the LOC103655894 gene encoding uncharacterized protein; protein product: MEKKDDLRKMVVDSKWYDLPDVKSKKGKEATAMVLSIPFWKGVSLCLKVFEPLVKLLRLVDGDVKPSMGFLYGELINAKKAIKEAFGNVEIKYKEVMSIVEKKMKNRLDSPLHVAAYMLNPYYSYTNSSILCDSTIMEKFMLCVETFYHGEDEKAYRAVNDDLDRFQTKQGSFSKNMARSCQRFDFNPASWWRLYGGGAPDLQAIAIRILSLTTSSSGCERTWSVFEQTHTKRKNRLTTERLNNLVFIQFNNRMLSKKERISRNKNYEVLLSSDCSEAQGFFFEGGDEQALVQIRDEDEGEMQGTGIPWSVLGDAMGVEDELQPRRSARVAREVDEEDWESEKEDEDNVHEDIDYEEDNCEISNTSDYVHVK